A window from Populus trichocarpa isolate Nisqually-1 chromosome 3, P.trichocarpa_v4.1, whole genome shotgun sequence encodes these proteins:
- the LOC7465492 gene encoding gibberellin 20-oxidase-like protein — protein MMPESHSSIELPVFDISQPISPSCLSSLSLACNEWGFFHIINHGVSKDVYRKLYSLSTHIFSLPYESKIKLGPSSSVRTYTPHFIASPFFESLRVSGPDFFASAQSSTGILLDNPNPDEFSETVKEYGIEMSELSRRIVRAVLMSMGGDFARKFYESDFNNCHGYLRINSYSPPEISTVEGKEVEGLGMHTDMSCVTIVCQDEIGGLQVRSREGKWMDINPREDTLVVNIGDLMHAWSNGKLRSSEHRVVLKRNVHRFSLAFFWCFEDEKVIFAPDEVVGEGSMRIYNPFVCREYLKYRESSEKGRFDKVGFTVKDFAGNLER, from the exons ATGATGCCTGAATCCCATAGTTCTATAGAGCTTCCCGTTTTTGACATCTCACAGCCCATTAGCCCATCCTGTCTCTCCTCCCTTTCTCTAGCCTGCAACGAATGGGGTTTCTTCCATATAATTAACCATGGAGTTTCGAAAGATGTTTACAGGAAACTCTACTCCCTCTCGACACATATCTTCAGCCTGCCTTACGAGTCCAAAATCAAGTTAGGTCCATCATCATCGGTAAGAACCTACACCCCTCATTTTATTGCATCGCCATTCTTTGAAAGTCTTCGTGTTTCCGGACCAGACTTCTTTGCTTCTGCACAAAGTTCCACAGGAATTCTCTTGGACAATCCAAATCCTGATGAATTCAG TGAGACAGTTAAAGAATATGGGATCGAAATGTCTGAGCTTTCGAGAAGAATAGTGAGGGCAGTGCTAATGAGCATGGGAGGAGATTTTGCAAGGAAGTTTTATGAATCTGATTTCAATAACTGTCACGGATACTTGAGAATAAACAGCTATTCGCCACCAGAAATTAGTACTGTGGAAGGAAAAGAAGTTGAGGGGCTTGGAATGCACACGGACATGAGCTGTGTGACAATTGTATGTCAAGATGAGATTGGAGGGCTTCAAGTAAGATCCAGGGAAGGGAAGTGGATGGACATAAACCCACGTGAAGATACTCTTGTAGTGAACATTGGAGATTTGATGCATGCGTGGAGCAATGGGAAGTTGAGATCATCTGAACATAGAGTTGTTTTAAAACGAAACGTACACAGATTCTCTTTAGCCTTCTTTTGGTGCTTTGAGGATGAGAAGGTGATTTTTGCCCCAGATGAAGTGGTGGGAGAAGGAAGTATGAGGATCTATAACCCATTTGTTTGCAGAGAATATTTGAAATACAGAGAGAGCAGTGAGAAAGGTAGGTTTGATAAGGTTGGGTTTACTGTCAAAGATTTTGCTGGAAATCTGGAACGATAG
- the LOC7491928 gene encoding protein DYAD gives MTTMELVDVAVIDHPSEIKRRQNSEDADRRLFLGGHCLHHPTFTTAPPFDPAEHIKVSSFYEVDHSKLPHKSPDQLNKTRVVMVNEKTRMRVSLRFPSINSLRCYFNEIEAINYKKDMKTKKQQLPAFDEKYIIGSEVAGEALYRRISSQEMADKSYSWSFWMVKHPSVSPRKVSYPPTSTHVNKFVGARKVSLMSELNGTGMVKWGQRRQVRFLAKHVEDKREIVIASKDLIKSEEEKDSDGSDDDTDDEDEEEVDVKLVVNKSSEAKRKLRKRKCQGGSGISKLSPKKKRRKIEKKNQIVVYRQKKNKLIKNSIDRWSAGRYKLAEENMLKVMKEQNAVFRRPILRPELRAEARKLIGDTGLLDHLLKHMSGKVAPGGEERFRRRHNADGAMEYWLEKADLVDIRKEAGVQDPYWTPPPGWKPGDNPSQDPVCAREIKELREEIAKIKGEMEAMVSKKHGEELAMVAAPNYSPTSQDMEHDNFLIPLKEMYIDLVNKKVKMEEQLKEISESLYGMKEEMEKLKTRVEKSNRAESTEKPALLMGSTESITPAGTGRKGKGVMHQEKEATVLGESAQEQCKSSSGGIIAPRTESPAPTEDRAAKIERLKSGFRICKPQGSFLWPDMTTLTPHPQVVVLLEDLIAVQTPPSVSSTTPKQSHFLFAPPSQTHTPHRTFPVKPLAERRPVTIPQSTAATTPTSCPPLDQMTHSQYENSSISTSTTITTTTKTPLINLNEPLNTNQTDDYGLFYGSQSHAEASPHPVTYQRRHHQNVTTSIAMPSLGPTKKGMMSQWEEGDRRTGMIRYCEQCEQQQGCSSASSIASSSLPMGKGTWLALATSKASVEHKSKRG, from the exons CCATTTG ACCCAGCTGAGCATATTAAAGTGAGCTCTTTTTATGAAGTTGATCACTCCAAGCTGCCTCATAAATCCCCTGATCAACTCAACAAAACCCGGGTTGTGatg GTGAATGAAAAGACCAGGATGAGAGTCTCGCTGAGGTTTCCAAGCATCAATTCTCTAAGATGTTACTTCAATGAGATTGAAGCTATTAATTACAAGAAAGACATGAAAACGAAGAAGCAGCAGCTACCAGCATTCGACGAGAAATACATTATAGGATCAGAAGTTGCAGGGGAAGCTCTTTATAGGAGAATCTCTTCTCAAGAAATGGCAGACAAGAGTTACTCATGGAGTTTCTGGATGGTTAAACATCCTTCGGTTTCACCTCGAAAAGTGTCATACCCACCTACAAGTactcatgttaataaatttgttGGTGCAAGGAAGGTGTCTCTCATGTCTGAGCTCAACGGGACAGGCATGGTTAAGTGGGGTCAGCGCCGGCAGGTCAGGTTCTTGGCTAAACACGTAGAGGATAAACGTGAAATAGTGATTGCATCGAAGGATTTGATTAAAAGCGAAGAAGAGAAAGACAGTGATGGTAGTGATGATGACACAGACGATGAGGACGAGGAGGAGGTCGATGTTAAGTTAGTAGTAAACAAGTCAAGTGAAGCTAAAAGGAAATTACGTAAGAGAAAGTGTCAAGGTGGGTCTGGTATTAGCAAATTatcaccaaaaaagaaaaggcgtaaaattgaaaagaagaacCAGATTGTGGTCTATAGGCAAAAGAAGAACAAACTCATCAAGAATTCTATTGACAGATGGTCTGCGGGGAG GTATAAATTGGCTGAGGAAAACATGTTAAAGGTAATGAAAGAGCAAAATGCTGTGTTTCGACGCCCAATTTTAAGGCCAGAATTGAGAGCTGAGGCACGGAAGTTGATTGGGGATACTGGGCTGTTAGACCACTTGTTGAAGCATATGTCAGGGAAGGTGGCTCCGGGAGGAGAAGAGAGATTCAGAAGGAGGCATAACGCAGATGGAGCAATGGAGTATTGGCTGGAGAAGGCTGATTTGGTTGATATCAGGAAAGAGGCTGGTGTGCAGGATCCTTATTGGACACCTCCACCTGGGTGGAAACCTGGTGATAATCCTAGTCAGGATCCAGTTTGTGCTAGAGAGATCAAGGAACTCAGAGAAGAAATTGCTAAAATTAAAGG GGAGATGGAGGCAATGGTGTCTAAAAAACACGGGGAGGAATTAGCAATGGTGGCAGCACCGAATTATTCTCCTACAAGTCAGGACATGGAGCATGACAACTTCTTAATTCCACTGAAG GAAATGTACATTGATTTGGTGAATAAGAAGGTAAAGATGGAGGAACAACTAAAGGAAATTTCAGAATCTTTGTATGGGATGAAG gaagaaatggagaagcTAAAAACCAGAGTGGAGAAATCAAACAGAGCAGAATCAACTGAAAAGCCAGCTTTATTAATGGGCTCAACAGAGTCAATCACGCCAGCAGGAACTGGAAGAAAGGGGAAAGGAGTAATGCATCAGGAAAAAGAAGCAACGGTTTTAGGGGAATCAGCACAAGAACAATGCAAGTCATCATCAGGAGGCATCATAGCACCAAGAACAGAATCACCAGCACCAACGGAGGACAGGGCAGCAAAGATAGAGAGGCTGAAAAGCGGGTTTAGAATATGCAAGCCCCAGGGAAGTTTCCTGTGGCCGGATATGACTACCTTAACCCCTCACCCTCAGGTTGTGGTCCTACTAGAAGACCTCATTGCGGTACAAACACCTCCCTCAGTGTCCTCCACTACACCAAAACAATCTCACTTCCTCTTTGCTCCTCCATCTCAAACCCATACACCCCACCGTACTTTCCCTGTGAAGCCATTAGCTGAGAGAAGGCCTGTCACCATTCCCCAATCCACAGCTGCCACGACTCCAACCAGCTGTCCTCCCCTTGATCAAATGACTCACTCCCAGTATGAGAATAGCAGCATTTCCACTTCTACTACCATCACCACCACTACCAAAACCCCTCTCATCAACCTTAATGAGCCACTGAATACCAATCAAACTGATGATTATGGATTGTTTTATGGGTCTCAGTCTCATGCTGAAGCCTCTCCTCACCCTGTCACTTACCAAAGAAGACATCATCAAAATGTGACCACCAGTATTGCCATGCCAAGT TTGGGACCCACAAAGAAAGGGATGATGAGCCAATGGGAGGAAGGTGATCGGAGAACAGGAATGATAAGGTACTGTGAGCAGTGTGAGCAGCAACAGGGATGCTCCTCTGCCTCTTCCATTGCATCTTCTTCCTTGCCAATGGGAAAGGGGACTTGGTTGGCTCTGGCTACTTCTAAGGCTTCCGTGGAGCACAAATCTAAAAGGGGTTAA